The genomic stretch GAAACCTGCGGGGTGATCTTCGGCAGCGAGCTCACCAATCCCCTGCTGCAGACCCGCTGGTTCCTCCGGCAGCTCGGCCTCTACGACAGCCTGCTGGGCGACGCCGTGGACCTGCTTTTCATTGTACTGTTCGCCACTGTGCGAGTAGGTGTCGGCACAGTGATGTTTTACTGCGAGCTCACCTCCCCCAGGACCTCACTGATTATGAAGCTCGGCGGCGTGGCCATGTACGGACTAGCCTGGGTGTTCATGGTGGACATAGCCAGATTTGGCTACAAGAAAAGTAGGGCCAAGTATAAAAAGtggatggagaaccacaagctcaaagaaaacaacactcAGAAAGTGGACGGACACTTGGACAAAAGCGACTGAAGGAGGTCATTGCAACCTTACAGGGAGCTTATCTGCTGTGTCTGTGTAAACTCAGGCTTCTACTGCTTGAAGGTGCTTTGTACAGCAGCAtctgacaaaaaataataaatcattatTACATATTTTCAGTGTCTGTCATTATTATCCAGATTAAGGTGT from Amphiprion ocellaris isolate individual 3 ecotype Okinawa chromosome 14, ASM2253959v1, whole genome shotgun sequence encodes the following:
- the tlcd5b gene encoding TLC domain-containing protein 5, whose amino-acid sequence is MPVLEVTCSLIGWLCLYLLLCCTFSKRTPEWNCRLVTLSHGVLIVLLTAYVVFVDGPWPLTHAGTENTEMQTFALAVCLGYFFFDIGWCVCYRTEGPVMMAHHAASIAGILLALFMGESGCETCGVIFGSELTNPLLQTRWFLRQLGLYDSLLGDAVDLLFIVLFATVRVGVGTVMFYCELTSPRTSLIMKLGGVAMYGLAWVFMVDIARFGYKKSRAKYKKWMENHKLKENNTQKVDGHLDKSD